GCGAACAAGGCCCCGATCGTCGAAACAAGAATGATGACACGGCGATCCAGCTTGTCGGAATAATGGCCGAGCGGATATTGCAGCACGATGCCGGCGAAGATGCCGATGCTCATGAAGCTCGCGATCGAGGTCACCGACATGCCGATGCCATCGGCATAGATCGGCCCGAGCGAGCGGAAGCTCGAATTGGTGAGCCCGATGACGATGCAGCCGACGGTCGCGAGTGGCGACACGGACCACAGGACCTTGATGTCGAACTTGACGTCCTTGGGCGGTGCAGGGCTCGACTTGTCGGCGAACGAGATCGGCACGAGCGACAGCGAGAGGGCCATGGCGATGATGGCGAAAAGATCGATGCCGCTGACACCGAAGAGCGGGATCATGTACTGTGCCGCCGTTACCGAGCCGAGATCGACGAAGCGGTAGACGGAAAGCGTGCGCGCCCGCGTGGCATTGGTGACGCGGGCGTTGAGCCAGCTTTCGACGACTGCGAAGAGGCCGGAAAAACAGAGGCCTTGCACGAGGCGCATGAGGAACCAGGAGATCGGGTCGATCATCAGCACCATCATGATCGAGGCTGCCGAGGCGATGGCCGCAAGCGCCGAGAAGGCGCGGATGTGGCCGATCGCCCGCATGATCTTGGTGATGTAGACGCAGCCGAGCACGAAGCCGATGAAATAGCCCGTGCCGACCATGCCGATGACCGAGGTGCTGAAACCTTCCTCGATGCCGCGAAGCGAGATGAATGTGCCCTGCAGACCGTTGCCGCCGATCAGGATGCCGGCGGTGAGAAGGAGAGGGATGAGGGGGCGGATATCGTGCATGAAGGGCCTGCGGGCCGCGGCGAGGGCGTGTGATGTGAGTCTGTGCCGTGGCAGACCGCATTCCTAGCCTCGAATCGCCGTTTGCAACAGGTCAAAATCCACGCTTGCCGCCCACCTGCATTGGTTACCTTCAAAGCAGGGGGTAGCCCTGCACGGCCTGGATGAAGGTGGCACCCACGACGGCAAGACAGACGAGCGCGCCGATGACGATGCCAGGTCTGGCGAAACGTGCTGCGAACCGGTCGAGACTGAGGCCGAGGAGCGGCAGTGCCTGCATGATGTGGGTGGCGAAGAAATGCGGCACACGCAGATCGCCCCCGCTGCGCGACCAGCCGAAGAGCGGCAGCCCGCCGAGATCCGTCCTGACGCCGCCGACCCAGTGCCCCGGGCCGTCGATCTGCCCGCTGCCGAGCGCGAAGGCGGTGAAGAGTGTCGCCACACTGCCGAGCACGAGCCCCCAGCCGCCACCGAGGCGCAGGCCGATGGGTGCGTCCGGACGCGGTCGCAGCAGGATGTAGAGCCCGATCACAAGGCTCGACAATACGAGAAGGGCAGCACCTGCGCCCATTACATTGTAGGCGATCGCCTCGGCCGGACTGCCGACGTTGAAATGTGAGGCCCTGCCGCGGGCGGCCTGCAGCGTAATGTAGAAGATCTCGCCGCTGGCGGTGATCACGGCCATGAGGCTCGCAAGCCAGACGCCGCGACCAGTGCGGGTCCGAACGTCAATCAGCGGCAGGAGAACCAGCAGCGTTCCGAGCATCAAGACCAGCGAAGCCTGGAACTTCAGGGGTTTGATCCAGACGCTGATATCGTTGATCAGTCGATCGTCGACAAAGAACGCGGTGAGGCTCGGCAGCGCCAGTGCCACCTGCAGGCCAATGCCGACGATCAGCAGGCTGCGGGTGCGGCGCTCGGCCGCCACGAAGTTCTGCGCCGGGGCGAGCGCCAGGCTGTCATGGAAGAGCATGGTCATCAATCAGGCCTTTCGGGCGGTGAGCGCCATTTCGCTGGCGCGGGTGATGAAGAACAGCAGGAGGCCGAGCGGGCCGAACATGAAGGTCGCGACCAGCATCGGCGCCTGCAGCAGCCGGTTGTAGCCGCGCCTGTCGGCCTCGACGGCGATCCAGGTGCCGATGAACAGGTCGAAGGCGAGGTAGTGGACCCAGCCTGCGACCAGCACCGGATCGTCCAGGAACAGGGTCCGCACCTCGGCAATCGAGCCGAAGCCGCCGCCCTCGACGCGGAAGAAATAGACGAAGATCAGGACGGCATAGGTGAGCGATAGCGCGCCGATCAGTCCGCATCGGATGAACCCGATGAGGGCGGGCCAGCGGGGTGCCAGAATGAGCAGGAGCCAGCCGGCCATGGCAGTGCTGCTGGTGGTCGAAAACACGGTGTCGGGGGACATGGGAGCCTCATCTTGACGGTGACAAGATTAGCATGCGGGATAACTTGGCAATGTCAAGATTGATTTTGACGGCGCGGTTTCGAGCGGTTATGAAGGGGCATGGCGAGACAAAAATCCTATCACCATGGCGATCTGCGCCAGGCTCTCATCGACACCGGGCTCACCATGCTCGAAGAGCATGGCCTGGAAGGCCTGACGCTGCGCAAGCTGGCCGCGCGTGTCGGCGTGTCCCATGCGGCTCCCGAACATCATTTTCCGTCGCTGCGCCACCTGATGACGGCCTTTGCCGTCGAGGGATTTCGTCAGTTTGCAGCCTCGATGCGCTCGGCCATGGCGGTGGCGCCCGATGATCCGGCAGGGCAGTTGCGTGCAGCCTCCCGCGGCTACCTCGCCTTTGCCTCGTCCCGGCCGCATCTCTTCAGGCTGATGTTCACGGCCAGCCGGCTTGACTGGGACGATCCGGCCATCGGCCCGACTGCCAGTGCCGCCCATGCGGTCCTGGTGGAAATCTCGGTTCCGGTTGCGAAACGCATGAAGCTGGATACACCTGAGGGCAGGGCGGCCGTCGAGCAACTCGTCTGGTCACAGATCCACGGCCATGCGCATCTGATGATCGACGGCAAGCTTCAGCAGGGCGGCGGCGGCGGCACCGGCTGTGAGCCGTTTGCGGCGCCGCTGGATCTGGCAAGTGTGTTGTTACCGGAGTGAAGGGCGCGAACGCCTCACGCAACACACGGTTCTCCGGCAACGAACAGGAAGCGGAACGGGATGAAGATAATGTGCCTCAACGGCTGGGGCGGAAAGCTGCATCAAGAACTGACGGCATACGTCAAGGACGTATCGCCCGATATCCTCTGTCTGCAGGAGGTCACGCACAGTCCTGCTGCAGAGTCGGAGTGGCTGACCTATCGAGACGGCGACCACATTCTGCCGCAGCGGGCGAACTTTTTTCGTGATGTCGCCCGCGTGCTTCCCGATCATGTGTCCGTGTTCTGTCCGGCAGCACAAGGAACGCTTTGGGATGGAGAACGCGCGGTGCCGTCCCAATGGGGACTGGCGACCTTTGTCCACAGCGCCCTCCCGGTGACCGCGCAGGTTCAAGGCTTCGTCCATAAGGCATTTTCGCCGCATGGTTATGGAGAGCACCCGAGATCAAGAAGCGCGCATGCCGTTCGCGTCTACGACTACGAACAGGACCGGTTCCTGTGCATCGCCCACATGCACGGGCTTCGCGATCTGAACGGCAAGAGTGACACGCCCGACCGCAGGCTGCAGGCCGAACGACTGGCGGAACTGGTCGCCCATGTGTCTGAGCCGGAGGATGGACTGATCGTATGCGGAGATTTCAACATCGAGCCGAACAGCGAGACCTTCGAGATACTCGGCACGCTCGGACTTGCGGACCTCGTCACCACGAGAGGGTTTCCAGGCACGCGCACATCTCATTATGCGAAGCCGGGCAGGTTCGCCGACTA
This DNA window, taken from Peteryoungia algae, encodes the following:
- a CDS encoding MFS transporter, whose product is MHDIRPLIPLLLTAGILIGGNGLQGTFISLRGIEEGFSTSVIGMVGTGYFIGFVLGCVYITKIMRAIGHIRAFSALAAIASAASIMMVLMIDPISWFLMRLVQGLCFSGLFAVVESWLNARVTNATRARTLSVYRFVDLGSVTAAQYMIPLFGVSGIDLFAIIAMALSLSLVPISFADKSSPAPPKDVKFDIKVLWSVSPLATVGCIVIGLTNSSFRSLGPIYADGIGMSVTSIASFMSIGIFAGIVLQYPLGHYSDKLDRRVIILVSTIGALFASIFLAFLAGESDVANFIGIFAFGAFALPLYSLCSAHANDHAAPGQHALVSAGTLFFWSVGAVVGPLFASFLMDAFGPHALFTYVIVVLTFFAAYTLARIRAREAVPTEERRMRFRSLLRTSTFFSKLATPPNEKDGG
- a CDS encoding ABA4-like family protein, which codes for MSPDTVFSTTSSTAMAGWLLLILAPRWPALIGFIRCGLIGALSLTYAVLIFVYFFRVEGGGFGSIAEVRTLFLDDPVLVAGWVHYLAFDLFIGTWIAVEADRRGYNRLLQAPMLVATFMFGPLGLLLFFITRASEMALTARKA
- a CDS encoding TetR/AcrR family transcriptional regulator codes for the protein MARQKSYHHGDLRQALIDTGLTMLEEHGLEGLTLRKLAARVGVSHAAPEHHFPSLRHLMTAFAVEGFRQFAASMRSAMAVAPDDPAGQLRAASRGYLAFASSRPHLFRLMFTASRLDWDDPAIGPTASAAHAVLVEISVPVAKRMKLDTPEGRAAVEQLVWSQIHGHAHLMIDGKLQQGGGGGTGCEPFAAPLDLASVLLPE
- a CDS encoding endonuclease/exonuclease/phosphatase family protein; the encoded protein is MKIMCLNGWGGKLHQELTAYVKDVSPDILCLQEVTHSPAAESEWLTYRDGDHILPQRANFFRDVARVLPDHVSVFCPAAQGTLWDGERAVPSQWGLATFVHSALPVTAQVQGFVHKAFSPHGYGEHPRSRSAHAVRVYDYEQDRFLCIAHMHGLRDLNGKSDTPDRRLQAERLAELVAHVSEPEDGLIVCGDFNIEPNSETFEILGTLGLADLVTTRGFPGTRTSHYAKPGRFADYMLVNEHVAVSDFSVVFDPEVSDHCPLVLTI